The window CACCCAGCGACATTTTTCTCTCTTCGCGGTCGAGTGTCAGGATAACAGCCTCTACCTCGTCGCCTACCTTCATGAAGTCCTGGGCGCTGTGCAGGTGCTGTGTCCAGCTCATCTCAGAAACGTGGATCAAGCCTTCAACACCTGGAGCTACCTCTACAAATGCTCCATAATCGGCAATGACAACCACTTTACCCTTAACGATGTCGCCTACTTTCAGGCTGTCGTCCATAGCATCCCATGGATGAGGAGTCAACTGCTTCAAACCAAGAGCGATACGCTTCTTGTCATCGTCGAAGTCGAGGATAACCACATTGATCTTGTCGTCCAGTTTAACCACTTCGTCAGGGTGTTGAATACGGCCCCATGAAAGATCAGTGATGTGGATCAAGCCGTCAACGCCGCCAAGATCAACGAATACACCATAAGAGGTGATGTTCTTGACAACACCTTCGAGCACCTGTCCTTTTTCGAGTTTCGAAATAATCTCTTTTTTCTGTTGTTCCAGCTCTTCTTCAATGAGGGCTTTGTGTGAAACAACCACGTTCTTGAATTCAGGATTGATCTTGACAACCTTGAATTCCATGGTTTTGTCAACAAAAATATCGTAGTCGCGGATCGGTTTCACATCGATCTGTGAACCCGGAAGGAATGCTTCGATACCGAAAACATCCACAATCATACCGCCTTTTGTACGGCACTTGATATACCCTTTTATTACTTCGTTGTTTTCCAAAGCTGCGTTTACGCGATCCCAAGAACGCGAAGCACGTGCTTTTTTGTGGGAAAGAATCAATTGCCCTTTTTTGTCTTCCTGGCTTTCGATGTATACTTCTACCTCGTCGCCAACTTTCAGATCAGGGTTGTAACGGAATTCGTTCATCGACACTACACCGTCCGATTTGTAACCAATGTTTACAACCACTTCGCGTTTGTTCATGGAGGTTACGATACCGGTCACCACTTCCTTGTCGTTGATCTTGCTCAACGTGTTGTCGTAGCTCTCGGTAAGTTTTTCTTTGTTTTCTTTGGAGTAGACGTCACCTTTTGCGTAAGCATCCCAATCGAAATTCTCTAAGGGAGTTACATTTTTTAAATTGTCTGTCATTTGTTGTTTTTAAAATTTTAATAATTAAATAAGTTAGACTTTATATTGTCAAAAAAACGGTGCAAAGATAGTCGGTTTTTTCTTAATAACCAACTCTTTGCACCCTGAATTTTCGAGAAACATCAAGAAGGGGCTAACCGAAAGTTCCGTAGCCGGATCAGAGCAGCAACCCTTCCTGTACCTCTTTTCTCGTTCCTGCACCTGCAATCGTTTCTACCAGTTCCAACGCAAAGTCGAAAAC of the Petrimonas mucosa genome contains:
- the rpsA gene encoding 30S ribosomal protein S1 is translated as MTDNLKNVTPLENFDWDAYAKGDVYSKENKEKLTESYDNTLSKINDKEVVTGIVTSMNKREVVVNIGYKSDGVVSMNEFRYNPDLKVGDEVEVYIESQEDKKGQLILSHKKARASRSWDRVNAALENNEVIKGYIKCRTKGGMIVDVFGIEAFLPGSQIDVKPIRDYDIFVDKTMEFKVVKINPEFKNVVVSHKALIEEELEQQKKEIISKLEKGQVLEGVVKNITSYGVFVDLGGVDGLIHITDLSWGRIQHPDEVVKLDDKINVVILDFDDDKKRIALGLKQLTPHPWDAMDDSLKVGDIVKGKVVVIADYGAFVEVAPGVEGLIHVSEMSWTQHLHSAQDFMKVGDEVEAVILTLDREERKMSLGVKQLKPDPWENIEEKYPVGSTHTATVRNFTNFGAFVEIEEGVEGLIHISDLSWTKKIKHPSEVTEIGAPIKVQVLEIDKENRRLSLGHKQLEENPWDVFETIFTAGSVHEGTVLEFVDKGAVIALPYGVEGFATPKHLVKEDGTQAQVDEKLEFKVIEFNKDAKRIIVSHSRIHEDAQGGGDESRKGKRSGKKEGSSSAMAMPVMEKTTLGDIEELAALKEKLDNQKVAAFKKEASEKAKAAELEAQKAETDESAENKTEETTSEE